A single Acidobacteriota bacterium DNA region contains:
- a CDS encoding DUF2846 domain-containing protein produces MTAQRRFIGWIVCFVFLPGILQAGSEKRLRRALDWPTVDLSGYERVFVEDCEVTDPEAPERKIQDLVKTVPARLADYIDYAIDRDLFPEVLRRAPKNSESGVVLRVNVTRYKPGSFTARWLVAGTSSANFEFDVTLIDAQTGNTLQTFSETRSFNWGGLTARSITLIEERAAVELGAYLSLSKGMEPEAVLARLRMPFDGDGPPEIPHGTVYIMRPQGMVGGANRFRVGIDDVTIGESKRNTYHMAYVAPGEHRVWWGRDKWQRDTAVTIESGKDYYFQAMGLKEIPPAKALKKLKDCRLIRTMDLTDRP; encoded by the coding sequence ATGACCGCTCAACGTCGTTTCATAGGATGGATCGTCTGTTTCGTCTTTCTTCCCGGCATCCTGCAGGCCGGCTCGGAGAAACGACTCCGTCGTGCGTTGGATTGGCCGACGGTGGATCTCTCCGGCTACGAGCGGGTCTTCGTCGAGGACTGTGAGGTCACCGACCCGGAGGCGCCCGAGCGCAAGATCCAGGACCTGGTCAAGACGGTACCCGCACGGTTGGCCGACTACATCGACTACGCGATCGATCGCGACCTGTTCCCGGAGGTCTTGCGCCGGGCACCGAAGAACTCGGAGAGCGGCGTCGTACTACGGGTGAATGTCACCCGTTACAAACCAGGCAGTTTTACCGCCCGGTGGCTGGTGGCCGGAACCAGTTCGGCCAACTTCGAATTCGATGTCACGCTGATCGACGCCCAGACGGGGAACACGCTCCAGACCTTCTCGGAGACGCGCAGCTTCAACTGGGGCGGCCTGACCGCACGAAGTATCACGTTGATCGAAGAGCGGGCTGCGGTCGAATTGGGCGCCTACCTCTCACTGTCCAAGGGGATGGAACCCGAGGCAGTCCTGGCCAGACTTCGCATGCCGTTCGACGGCGACGGCCCCCCGGAGATTCCCCACGGCACGGTCTACATCATGCGTCCGCAAGGGATGGTCGGCGGCGCCAACCGCTTCCGCGTCGGCATCGATGATGTCACCATCGGGGAGTCGAAACGCAACACCTACCACATGGCCTACGTCGCCCCCGGCGAACACCGGGTCTGGTGGGGTCGCGACAAGTGGCAGAGGGACACCGCCGTCACGATCGAGTCGGGAAAGGACTACTACTTTCAGGCGATGGGCCTGAAGGAGATCCCGCCGGCGAAGGCCCTGAAGAAACTGAAGGATTGCCGACTCATACGTACGATGGACCTGACGGATCGGCCGTAA
- a CDS encoding protein kinase has protein sequence MNLEPGSTLGPYEIVAQIGAGGMGVVWKALDPSLKRHVAIKILPATLNADPQWRQRFQQEAEAAAALQHPNIAVIHQVGEHDGNPYIVMQYLDGQTLRQILREGPMPTRRWLAVGVGIADGLAHAQKNGIVHQDLKPDNVMITTDGQVKILDFGLAKVIGSGADDGEPRDNGKIFGSRSYMSPEQIRGEKIDHRSDLFAFGVLLYEMAGGCVPFRGKTDEAVRQAITEEEPAPLSDRSDGIPTEVERVVRKAMEKEPERRYQHADELATDLRNLKRDLSTGRATMTSEEGPSGLTNYTPVPSAPSPTPTPTPTPRRRWPAIAGIAAVIIAVLGTIWWQTRPTGEPVPVRANPGTDRPLASRKQMIAVLPFENLGDADDEYFAVGMTQEITSRLASVVGLGVISSKSAIQYADTDKTPAEIGAELGVDYLLEGSVRWARSSGGKSRVRITPQLVNVADETAVWSDTYDEVIDDMFTLESAIAEKVIDHIGITLSGSRWADDLRSTDNLDAYRAYMQGQHLLQLPIYTEETYKDQIALFEEAIELDPEFAAAYAGLSRAHAALYHFGHDRTMKRQELAKKSVEKALELAPTSPDVHFALGNYFYWCHKDYERALDSFAFVQERMPSKLEVLEFVGFIWRRQGRWEEAAGNLERAIELNPMDANVRGELGSTYNFLRRYDDALAPLDHSIGLLPLQTSGYFEKTFTYWMTGDLEAARATLERIPPTDHPAMDWYWFRQQIYEQRYEEALLRLEASPVELMVYFRAVRPKALFLAELHDLMGHNERARDSYEQARQILEREIKRQPDDYRLYSALGIALAGLGEDADAIRAGTKAVDLYPIARDAVFGPQAVEALALIYARIGEDDLALDQIEQLLSIPSLVSVPMLAADPRLKKLHGNARFQELIVDR, from the coding sequence ATGAATCTTGAGCCCGGATCGACTCTTGGGCCCTACGAGATCGTGGCCCAGATTGGCGCGGGCGGCATGGGTGTCGTCTGGAAGGCCTTGGACCCGTCGCTGAAGCGACATGTGGCGATCAAGATCCTTCCCGCCACGCTGAATGCCGACCCGCAGTGGCGTCAGCGCTTCCAACAGGAGGCGGAGGCGGCCGCCGCCCTTCAGCATCCCAACATCGCCGTGATCCATCAGGTCGGTGAGCACGACGGCAACCCCTATATCGTCATGCAGTACCTGGACGGCCAGACCCTGCGACAGATCCTTCGAGAGGGCCCCATGCCGACAAGGCGATGGCTGGCCGTCGGCGTCGGCATCGCGGACGGCCTGGCCCACGCGCAAAAAAACGGCATCGTTCATCAAGACCTGAAGCCGGACAACGTGATGATCACCACGGACGGCCAGGTCAAGATCCTCGACTTCGGCCTGGCCAAGGTGATCGGGTCCGGCGCTGACGATGGCGAGCCGAGAGATAACGGGAAGATCTTCGGGAGCCGCTCGTACATGTCGCCGGAACAGATCCGCGGCGAGAAGATCGATCATCGCAGCGACCTGTTCGCGTTCGGTGTCCTGCTCTACGAGATGGCGGGCGGCTGCGTCCCCTTCCGCGGCAAGACCGACGAGGCCGTCCGACAGGCGATCACGGAGGAGGAACCCGCGCCGTTGTCGGATCGATCCGACGGCATCCCGACGGAAGTAGAGCGGGTCGTACGGAAGGCGATGGAGAAGGAACCCGAACGGCGCTACCAACACGCAGACGAGTTGGCGACGGACCTTCGCAATCTGAAGCGGGACCTTTCGACCGGTCGAGCCACCATGACGTCGGAAGAGGGCCCTTCCGGGCTCACCAACTACACGCCGGTCCCATCCGCTCCGTCGCCCACGCCGACGCCAACACCGACTCCCCGACGCCGCTGGCCGGCGATCGCCGGCATCGCGGCCGTGATCATCGCGGTCCTCGGGACGATCTGGTGGCAGACCCGTCCCACGGGAGAGCCGGTCCCGGTCCGAGCAAACCCCGGCACCGATCGACCGCTGGCGAGCCGCAAGCAGATGATCGCCGTCCTGCCCTTCGAGAATCTCGGTGACGCCGATGACGAGTACTTCGCCGTCGGCATGACACAGGAGATTACAAGCCGGCTTGCGTCGGTGGTCGGCCTGGGTGTCATATCGAGTAAGAGCGCGATTCAGTATGCGGACACCGACAAGACACCTGCCGAGATCGGAGCCGAGCTCGGCGTCGACTACCTGCTCGAGGGTTCCGTTCGCTGGGCCCGATCATCGGGTGGCAAGAGTCGTGTGCGGATCACGCCGCAACTTGTCAACGTTGCGGACGAGACCGCCGTCTGGTCGGACACCTACGACGAGGTGATCGACGACATGTTCACCCTGGAGTCGGCGATTGCAGAGAAGGTGATCGATCATATCGGCATCACACTCAGTGGCAGCCGCTGGGCAGACGATCTCCGCAGCACCGATAACCTGGACGCCTATCGCGCTTACATGCAGGGGCAGCACCTCCTCCAACTCCCGATCTATACCGAGGAGACCTACAAGGACCAGATCGCGCTCTTCGAAGAGGCGATCGAACTCGACCCCGAGTTTGCCGCCGCCTATGCGGGACTCTCACGAGCCCATGCAGCGCTCTATCATTTTGGCCACGATCGCACGATGAAACGCCAGGAGCTGGCGAAGAAGAGTGTCGAGAAGGCCCTTGAGCTGGCACCCACATCGCCCGATGTGCATTTCGCCCTGGGGAACTACTTCTACTGGTGCCACAAGGACTACGAACGGGCGCTCGACTCCTTCGCCTTCGTGCAGGAGCGGATGCCCTCGAAGCTCGAGGTTCTGGAGTTCGTCGGCTTCATCTGGCGTCGACAGGGACGCTGGGAGGAGGCCGCCGGCAATCTGGAGCGAGCGATCGAATTGAATCCGATGGACGCCAACGTACGAGGCGAGTTGGGGTCGACCTACAACTTCCTGCGACGCTATGACGACGCGCTCGCACCGCTGGATCATTCGATCGGCCTGCTCCCCCTTCAAACCTCCGGCTACTTTGAGAAGACCTTTACCTACTGGATGACCGGTGACCTCGAGGCGGCTCGCGCAACCCTCGAGAGGATCCCACCCACCGACCATCCGGCCATGGACTGGTACTGGTTCCGACAGCAGATCTACGAACAACGATACGAAGAAGCATTGTTACGACTCGAGGCGAGTCCTGTAGAGCTGATGGTCTACTTCCGAGCCGTCCGGCCGAAGGCCTTGTTCCTCGCAGAGCTCCACGACCTGATGGGTCACAACGAGCGGGCACGTGACAGCTACGAGCAGGCCCGCCAGATCCTCGAGCGCGAGATCAAGAGACAGCCCGACGACTACCGTCTTTACAGCGCACTGGGTATCGCGCTTGCGGGGTTAGGCGAAGACGCCGACGCGATTCGAGCGGGCACCAAGGCGGTCGATCTGTACCCCATCGCGCGGGATGCCGTTTTCGGACCCCAGGCCGTCGAGGCGCTGGCCCTGATCTATGCACGTATCGGTGAAGATGACCTGGCGCTGGATCAGATCGAGCAACTGCTTTCGATCCCATCGCTGGTTTCGGTGCCGATGCTGGCGGCGGACCCGCGGTTGAAGAAGCTCCACGGGAACGCGCGATTCCAAGAGCTCATTGTCGATCGCTAA
- a CDS encoding macro domain-containing protein — MAVSFKIGTTLVELVQGDIALQEVDAIVNAANPELSGGGGVDGAIHQAGGPSIMAACDAIGGCPIGQAVATTAGDLSAKKVLHAVGPVYRDGKQGEPELLASAYTRALELAVKHDLKTVALPSISTGAYGYPMEEAARISLGITFEFVGRHSELELLRFVLWDAAALETYEMVFSELAPTQGPGDL, encoded by the coding sequence ATGGCAGTCAGCTTCAAGATCGGTACAACCCTCGTCGAACTCGTCCAGGGCGACATCGCCCTACAGGAGGTCGACGCCATCGTCAACGCCGCCAACCCCGAGCTTTCCGGCGGTGGCGGCGTCGATGGGGCCATTCATCAGGCTGGCGGACCGTCGATCATGGCGGCCTGTGATGCCATCGGCGGCTGTCCGATCGGGCAGGCGGTGGCGACGACGGCCGGAGATCTTTCAGCGAAGAAGGTCCTGCACGCCGTCGGCCCGGTCTACCGCGACGGGAAACAGGGCGAGCCCGAGTTGCTGGCATCGGCTTACACCCGTGCGTTGGAGTTGGCCGTCAAGCACGACCTGAAGACCGTCGCACTCCCGTCCATCAGTACCGGTGCCTACGGCTACCCGATGGAAGAGGCGGCACGGATCTCCCTGGGGATCACCTTCGAGTTTGTGGGGCGTCACTCGGAACTGGAACTGCTTCGCTTCGTCCTCTGGGACGCCGCCGCCCTCGAGACGTATGAGATGGTCTTCTCGGAGCTCGCACCCACCCAGGGGCCGGGCGACCTCTAG
- a CDS encoding M64 family metallopeptidase — protein MMESPCFRGVVAAACFLLSVGLAAGDEPASEALGRYSDRTLVVGIEIDRDEARILGYTVKPRAFVRTAQTEPVRSYEERNEVQIEVSLVSDDGTRYTRRVGAGMVCLSHGPYDEPHVEGDTIRMHRDSFLVELPELAGFDTIEVAYHENERGQAARRSLGALPMTRHNFDAAGRPVTYDSLAIASTNSTDPGASRLASTVVWPENLGDTDIYRVYGDAAAVGSRINIVIVPDGYQYTDKALMESHADAMVAYFRGKTPHAEHDLLYNYILVYAYSREQGTDQCDCGTIVDTAMGTRFPLSNPTCGHSDNRCLSYGGGCDTNGTGNVVAAELRAPAQDETVVMVNTTRYGGCGGSRATYAAGNGSALELAVHELGHSMSGLADEYVSNSGCGSFAGNVNTSTNGVSGAWSEWIADIGSPREGAQYWGQCIYRPEADCEMRNLNQPFCHVCNQHWSLWSFAHSRVNPTAPLESMTPAANVNTNSFVQQDFSITTRLPAPPATHEITWTLDGPGLPGPTLVASATEAYSHTFTLAGQYTLTCEVTADTNFIKPSRYGSNQDVAAWTIDVTALQPPMEIAPPGSVEPLRFVDADNLAWEDGSSGGATSYNLYRGTLTVLGGSYGSCGQPSLQSPAAVEAADPPVGTGWFYLVTGRNAAGEGPMGLDSEGTGRTNLTPCP, from the coding sequence ATGATGGAATCGCCTTGTTTTCGTGGTGTCGTCGCTGCTGCCTGCTTCCTGCTATCCGTCGGTCTGGCCGCCGGGGACGAGCCGGCCTCCGAAGCCCTGGGCCGCTACTCCGACCGCACGCTGGTGGTCGGCATCGAGATTGACCGAGACGAGGCGCGGATCCTCGGCTACACCGTCAAGCCCCGCGCCTTCGTTCGCACCGCTCAGACCGAACCCGTTCGCAGCTACGAAGAACGGAACGAGGTCCAGATCGAGGTCAGTCTCGTAAGCGATGACGGGACTCGCTACACCCGGCGGGTGGGCGCCGGCATGGTCTGTCTGTCTCACGGCCCCTACGACGAACCCCACGTCGAGGGCGACACGATCCGCATGCATCGCGACTCGTTCCTGGTTGAGCTGCCGGAGTTGGCCGGCTTCGACACGATCGAGGTGGCCTACCACGAGAACGAGCGTGGCCAGGCGGCACGACGATCTCTTGGCGCGCTTCCGATGACCCGTCACAACTTCGACGCCGCCGGCCGTCCGGTCACCTACGACAGCCTGGCGATCGCGTCCACCAATTCCACGGATCCCGGAGCGTCGCGGTTGGCCAGCACCGTCGTCTGGCCGGAGAACCTTGGCGACACCGACATCTACCGCGTCTATGGTGACGCCGCCGCGGTCGGAAGCCGGATCAACATCGTCATCGTGCCGGACGGCTATCAGTACACAGACAAGGCTCTGATGGAGAGCCATGCCGACGCCATGGTCGCCTACTTCCGTGGCAAGACGCCCCACGCCGAGCACGACCTGCTCTACAACTACATCCTCGTCTACGCCTATTCGCGAGAGCAAGGGACCGACCAGTGCGACTGCGGGACCATCGTCGACACCGCGATGGGAACCCGGTTCCCGTTGTCCAATCCGACCTGTGGTCACAGCGACAATCGTTGCCTGTCCTACGGAGGTGGCTGCGACACAAACGGCACGGGCAACGTCGTCGCCGCCGAACTGCGGGCACCGGCCCAGGACGAGACGGTCGTGATGGTTAACACCACCCGCTACGGCGGCTGTGGCGGCTCCCGCGCGACCTACGCGGCCGGCAACGGTTCGGCGTTGGAGTTGGCGGTTCACGAGCTGGGTCACTCGATGTCCGGTCTTGCGGACGAGTACGTGTCCAACTCCGGCTGTGGGAGCTTTGCCGGCAACGTCAACACCTCGACCAACGGCGTCTCCGGCGCCTGGTCCGAGTGGATCGCCGACATCGGCTCGCCACGCGAAGGCGCTCAGTACTGGGGCCAGTGTATCTATCGCCCGGAGGCAGATTGCGAAATGCGCAACCTGAACCAACCGTTCTGTCACGTCTGCAACCAGCACTGGTCGTTGTGGTCGTTCGCTCACTCCCGGGTCAACCCGACGGCGCCACTGGAATCGATGACGCCTGCAGCGAATGTGAACACGAACAGCTTCGTTCAGCAGGACTTCTCGATCACCACGCGTCTGCCCGCGCCACCGGCGACCCACGAGATTACCTGGACCCTCGACGGCCCCGGGCTGCCCGGTCCCACCCTCGTCGCCAGCGCGACCGAGGCCTACTCACACACCTTCACGTTGGCTGGCCAGTACACGTTGACCTGCGAGGTGACTGCCGATACCAACTTCATCAAACCGTCACGCTACGGTTCCAATCAGGATGTGGCGGCCTGGACGATCGACGTAACCGCGCTCCAACCGCCGATGGAAATTGCGCCACCGGGGTCGGTGGAACCGTTGCGTTTTGTCGATGCCGACAATCTCGCGTGGGAAGACGGTTCGTCGGGTGGTGCTACTTCCTACAACCTCTATCGCGGAACGTTGACCGTACTGGGTGGGTCGTACGGCAGCTGCGGACAGCCGAGCCTTCAGTCACCCGCCGCGGTCGAGGCCGCCGATCCACCGGTCGGGACCGGCTGGTTCTATCTGGTGACCGGGCGTAACGCCGCGGGCGAAGGACCGATGGGGCTGGACTCCGAAGGCACCGGGCGGACGAACCTGACGCCTTGTCCCTAG
- a CDS encoding SDR family oxidoreductase, producing the protein MTRRDDDEYARQIAAATKFLEEIAEAYDQLATLPEDSRRQFLMAAGRVARPGPWDRHALATAASDRRKARHRKRDEERLEQTGIRQVRRRPVFAPWVHGGMIESGGETRRNEPDDVETPADGSRLDASIPCYICKTQFKQLHFFYDALCPDCADLNWAKRTPNADLAGRVALITGARVKIGYQAALMLLRAGTRVVVSTRFPRDAAKRYESEKDFSSWSDRLEIFGLDLRHTPAVESFTRFLRDHLPRLDFIINNACQTVRRPPGFYQHLMDGETEPIEQLPVHARALLPATLSQIALLEEDHDRGSHLFPAGQLDADLQQVDLREVNSWRLGLSDVSAVELLEVQLVNSVAPFILNARLKPLMRKTDNRDKHIVNVSAVEGQFSRRHKTDRHPHTNMAKAALNMMTRTSAADYLRDGIHMNSVDTGWVTDEDPAVIAERKKREQGFHPPLDIIDGAARIVDPIFDGITTGVHTWGAFLKDYRVVDW; encoded by the coding sequence ATGACCCGACGCGACGACGACGAGTACGCCCGCCAGATCGCTGCAGCGACGAAATTTCTGGAGGAGATCGCCGAGGCCTACGATCAGCTCGCAACGCTGCCGGAGGATTCTCGCCGACAATTTTTGATGGCCGCCGGGCGTGTGGCGCGACCCGGACCCTGGGATCGTCACGCGCTGGCGACGGCCGCGTCGGATCGGCGCAAGGCCAGGCATCGGAAGCGGGACGAGGAGCGGCTCGAACAGACCGGGATCCGTCAGGTCCGCCGTCGGCCGGTCTTCGCGCCATGGGTTCATGGTGGGATGATCGAGAGCGGGGGAGAGACTCGTCGCAACGAACCTGACGACGTCGAGACACCTGCCGACGGGTCTCGTCTTGATGCATCGATCCCATGCTACATCTGCAAGACCCAGTTCAAGCAACTGCACTTCTTCTACGACGCGCTCTGTCCCGACTGCGCGGACTTGAACTGGGCGAAACGGACGCCGAACGCCGATCTCGCTGGACGGGTCGCCCTCATCACCGGCGCCCGGGTGAAGATCGGTTATCAGGCGGCGTTGATGTTGCTTCGTGCCGGTACCCGGGTCGTCGTCAGTACCCGCTTTCCTCGGGACGCTGCGAAGCGCTACGAGTCCGAGAAGGATTTCTCCAGCTGGTCCGACCGGCTGGAGATCTTCGGTCTGGACCTGCGTCACACACCCGCCGTCGAGTCGTTCACCAGATTTCTCCGAGACCATCTCCCGCGGCTCGACTTCATCATTAATAATGCGTGCCAGACCGTCCGCCGCCCGCCGGGGTTCTACCAGCACCTGATGGATGGAGAGACGGAACCGATCGAACAGTTGCCGGTGCACGCCCGGGCCCTACTACCGGCGACCCTATCGCAGATCGCTCTGCTCGAGGAAGACCACGACCGCGGCTCTCACCTGTTTCCCGCCGGGCAGCTGGACGCCGACCTGCAGCAGGTCGATCTGCGAGAAGTGAATAGCTGGCGACTTGGGTTGAGCGACGTGTCGGCGGTCGAACTTCTGGAAGTCCAGCTTGTCAATTCCGTCGCACCCTTCATCTTGAACGCACGACTCAAGCCACTGATGCGGAAGACCGACAACCGCGACAAACACATCGTCAACGTCTCGGCCGTCGAGGGACAGTTCTCCCGTCGGCACAAGACCGACCGTCACCCTCACACCAACATGGCCAAGGCTGCGCTGAACATGATGACCCGGACCTCTGCGGCAGACTATCTCCGCGATGGCATCCACATGAACAGCGTGGATACCGGATGGGTCACTGACGAGGACCCTGCCGTCATCGCCGAGCGCAAGAAGCGCGAGCAGGGATTCCATCCGCCGCTGGACATCATCGACGGCGCGGCACGGATCGTGGATCCGATCTTCGACGGCATCACGACCGGCGTTCACACCTGGGGGGCGTTCCTGAAGGACTACAGGGTCGTGGACTGGTAG
- a CDS encoding methyltransferase: MSTKSEKRFLLSVDPGLEDVVVSELHEQSRSSRATENPFGLPGQVLVETDEPAPLLQLTTIHHVLEVLAEEPVEGLADIQSVLDKTAFDLLGDAGSFRVTSNILGDIGLEKFELQRAAGAALVRRFATPVSLEEFDVEIRVDLYDHRLVVGVSRTRPSLGNRVRRGRSLRSSMKPTIAAAMLRLAGAHSGAGRLIDPLCGAGVIPVEAATTNPSLEIVASDWDTDTVETARGTLANHGIPLEVTTADARELDPESDGRFDYIVTDPPHGLRQARRARLDVLYAELLAAFERVLAPDGRIAIIVVKYRLFTAAVQSTGLRIVEHRAVTTGNVQQRIFVLAHGDYQSTTL; this comes from the coding sequence GTGTCCACGAAGTCCGAAAAGCGATTTCTTCTGAGCGTCGATCCCGGGCTCGAAGACGTGGTCGTAAGCGAGCTTCACGAGCAATCCCGGTCGTCCCGAGCCACGGAGAATCCGTTCGGTCTCCCGGGGCAGGTCCTCGTGGAAACCGACGAACCGGCACCGCTGCTGCAACTCACCACGATCCATCACGTTCTCGAGGTTCTCGCGGAGGAGCCGGTCGAGGGGCTTGCCGATATACAGAGCGTTCTGGACAAGACAGCGTTCGACCTGCTTGGCGACGCTGGGTCGTTTCGTGTCACGTCGAACATCCTCGGTGACATCGGCCTTGAGAAGTTCGAACTACAGAGGGCCGCCGGTGCGGCCCTCGTCCGCCGCTTCGCGACGCCCGTCAGCCTCGAGGAGTTTGACGTCGAGATACGGGTCGATCTCTACGACCATCGCCTGGTCGTGGGTGTGTCGCGCACCCGCCCCTCGCTGGGAAACCGCGTTCGTCGGGGACGATCGTTACGCAGTTCGATGAAACCGACCATCGCAGCAGCGATGCTTCGTCTTGCCGGTGCGCACAGTGGGGCCGGGAGGCTGATCGATCCGCTCTGCGGCGCCGGAGTCATTCCGGTCGAGGCCGCGACGACCAACCCGAGCCTCGAGATCGTCGCATCGGACTGGGATACCGATACGGTCGAGACGGCGCGTGGCACGTTGGCGAACCACGGGATCCCCCTGGAAGTCACCACCGCCGACGCACGAGAGTTAGACCCGGAGTCTGACGGTCGGTTCGACTACATCGTCACCGACCCACCCCACGGGCTGCGTCAGGCCCGACGGGCGCGACTGGATGTCCTCTACGCCGAGCTGTTGGCGGCGTTCGAGCGGGTACTCGCTCCCGATGGACGAATCGCCATCATCGTCGTCAAGTATCGTCTGTTCACGGCGGCGGTCCAGAGTACCGGACTGCGAATCGTGGAACATCGTGCGGTGACGACGGGGAACGTGCAACAGCGGATCTTCGTCCTCGCCCACGGCGACTACCAGTCCACGACCCTGTAG
- a CDS encoding amidohydrolase family protein, protein MNRAVVVLVGWMLVIAASGCRTPPTPEIKRLVIENVTVIPMTGVGDERIATVVIEDGKIVSMVGPDGEDARHNVRRIDGSGKFLLPSFVDTHVHLDDVGDLSVLLAHGVGAVRNMEGQPYHLYVRDLVDDGTLIGPRFKTCGPYTNLPTIQSVADAENAVREQHDAGYDCIKIHGELSVESLEALGRTASEFGMPVVGHAPRNLDLQASLSVGAIREISHAEEYLYTWYAHHNNDGWERDAATATRQAGVEVAPALAMYRSILRQVADLDAELSGIPLELAGPFSRRAFRPSNNQYKRKFNPEDATWMGEYLGRQQALVTALRDEGVTLLLGTDANATGSIPGHAVHEELALLVASGLTPYEALEVGTRNGWDSVVGRGFAGRVREGLAAELVLLDANPLVDIQNSRKITGVVSSGRWFDRAALDALLREQIDRYVTDQPFVDRLWDNDIGDAMEWYGQMREEDPSVQVARETMACQAMRSVRDGAPEAAVEMLDILVSEYPEDPLGTRLLEDLNERGAAE, encoded by the coding sequence GTGAATAGAGCAGTTGTGGTCCTGGTCGGGTGGATGCTGGTCATCGCGGCGTCCGGTTGTCGGACCCCACCCACGCCGGAAATCAAAAGGCTCGTCATCGAGAACGTCACCGTGATTCCGATGACCGGCGTTGGAGACGAGCGGATCGCAACCGTCGTGATCGAGGACGGAAAGATCGTTTCCATGGTCGGACCCGATGGTGAAGATGCCCGACACAACGTCCGGCGAATCGACGGTAGCGGCAAGTTCCTGTTGCCGTCGTTTGTCGACACGCACGTGCATCTCGACGACGTCGGCGACCTGTCGGTACTCCTGGCCCATGGTGTGGGCGCCGTCAGGAACATGGAGGGGCAGCCGTACCACCTTTATGTCCGGGACCTCGTCGATGATGGGACGTTGATTGGTCCACGATTCAAGACTTGTGGTCCCTACACGAACCTGCCGACGATCCAATCGGTCGCCGATGCCGAGAACGCGGTGCGAGAGCAACACGACGCCGGTTACGACTGCATCAAGATCCATGGGGAGCTATCCGTCGAGAGCCTGGAAGCACTCGGTCGAACCGCTAGCGAGTTCGGGATGCCCGTCGTCGGCCACGCGCCACGGAATCTGGATCTGCAAGCGTCGCTGTCCGTCGGTGCGATCCGGGAGATCTCCCACGCCGAGGAGTACCTCTACACCTGGTACGCCCATCACAACAACGACGGGTGGGAGCGGGACGCCGCGACCGCGACGCGGCAGGCCGGCGTCGAGGTCGCTCCGGCTCTCGCCATGTATCGCTCGATCCTGCGTCAGGTGGCAGACCTGGACGCCGAGCTTTCCGGCATCCCGTTGGAGTTGGCCGGTCCGTTTTCCCGGCGGGCATTTCGACCGTCGAACAACCAGTACAAGAGGAAGTTCAACCCGGAAGACGCGACCTGGATGGGGGAGTACCTGGGCCGGCAACAGGCACTGGTCACCGCGCTTCGTGACGAGGGCGTGACACTGTTGCTGGGCACGGACGCCAACGCGACGGGATCGATCCCCGGCCACGCCGTTCATGAAGAGCTGGCCCTGTTGGTGGCGTCCGGCCTGACACCGTACGAGGCACTCGAGGTCGGGACTCGCAACGGCTGGGACAGCGTTGTCGGGCGGGGGTTCGCCGGGCGAGTAAGAGAGGGCCTTGCCGCCGAACTGGTCCTGCTGGACGCCAACCCTCTGGTCGACATCCAAAACAGTCGAAAAATTACGGGCGTCGTGAGCAGCGGTCGATGGTTCGATCGAGCGGCATTGGATGCGCTACTTCGGGAGCAGATCGATCGATACGTCACCGATCAGCCGTTCGTCGATCGGCTGTGGGACAACGACATCGGCGATGCCATGGAGTGGTATGGACAGATGCGCGAGGAAGACCCATCTGTTCAGGTGGCACGGGAGACGATGGCCTGCCAGGCCATGCGCTCCGTGCGCGACGGCGCCCCTGAGGCCGCGGTCGAGATGCTTGATATTCTCGTCTCGGAGTATCCTGAAGATCCGCTGGGAACCCGTCTTCTAGAAGACCTAAATGAGCGAGGAGCCGCAGAATGA
- a CDS encoding nuclear transport factor 2 family protein — MRHVALSILVAAAFMTGPPISAQSDEDHAGVERAVLDYVEGLYELKPELIKRSVHPDLQKFGFARRSADRLTAEWGVDYFHLAKYDGKRMLVHVLWQSLDD; from the coding sequence ATGAGACACGTAGCACTATCCATCCTGGTCGCGGCCGCATTCATGACGGGGCCTCCAATTTCAGCCCAATCAGATGAAGACCACGCCGGTGTGGAGCGGGCCGTGCTGGACTACGTCGAAGGGCTTTACGAGCTCAAGCCGGAGCTGATCAAGCGCAGCGTCCATCCGGATCTCCAGAAGTTCGGCTTTGCCCGTCGCTCCGCCGACAGGCTGACCGCGGAGTGGGGAGTCGATTACTTCCATCTGGCGAAGTACGACGGGAAGCGGATGCTCGTCCACGTTCTCTGGCAGAGTCTCGACGATTGA